The following proteins are encoded in a genomic region of Candidatus Methylomirabilota bacterium:
- a CDS encoding response regulator, which produces MTLPPTVLIVDDETRVLDSLEALLAMDYRVLRAERPEAALDLIVRKPVALVISDQRMPGMSGTDFLARCRELAPETVRVLLTAFTDAEALMQSINAANIYHFILKPWDPAELIHTVRRGVERHLLSAERERLVQDLAAKNADLEATLADLRAAQARVVSE; this is translated from the coding sequence GTGACGCTGCCGCCGACCGTCCTCATCGTCGACGACGAGACGCGCGTGCTGGACTCCCTCGAGGCGCTCCTCGCCATGGACTACCGGGTGCTGCGAGCGGAGCGACCCGAAGCGGCCCTCGACCTGATCGTGCGGAAGCCGGTGGCCCTCGTCATCAGCGACCAGCGCATGCCGGGCATGAGCGGCACCGACTTCCTCGCGCGCTGCCGCGAGCTGGCCCCGGAGACGGTGCGGGTGCTCCTCACCGCGTTCACGGACGCCGAGGCGCTGATGCAGTCGATCAACGCCGCCAACATCTACCACTTCATTCTGAAGCCATGGGATCCCGCGGAGCTGATCCACACCGTGCGCCGCGGCGTGGAGCGTCACCTCCTGAGCGCGGAGCGCGAGCGCCTCGTGCAGGACCTCGCGGCGAAGAACGCAGACCTCGAGGCCACGCTCGCCGACCTCCGGGCCGCCCAGGCCCGCGTGGTGAGCGAA